A genomic segment from Solenopsis invicta isolate M01_SB chromosome 5, UNIL_Sinv_3.0, whole genome shotgun sequence encodes:
- the LOC120357929 gene encoding uncharacterized protein LOC120357929, producing the protein MLMLPCVRTCVTRAASCQKKKKTRATRATRLTRQKEVALLCRSFQSSVDRADRGNNGIKNFAEINALMKRGGKNVEDLTNNIMTKVFTNELASNFSMQGKQKKKALLDFTVTSCIIEAIMACENSKEDYIQKQMGKWLANAPVCLSRNRTKKENSEAAKTN; encoded by the exons ATGTTAATGCTTCCgtgtgtgcgtacgtgtgtgACTCGAGCGGCGAGCTG ccaaaagaagaagaagacacgAGCTACGAGAGCCACGAGGCTGACGAGACAAAAGGAAGTCGCGTTGTTGTGCCGGTCGTTCCAGTCGAGTGTTGATCGCGCGGACAGAGGAAATaacggaataaaaaattttgccgag ATCAACGCACTTATGAAACGGGGCGGAAAAAACGTAGAAGATTTAACAAACAATATAATGACCAAAGTTTTTACGAATGAGTTGGCATCCAATTTTAGTATGCAGggtaaacagaaaaaaaaagctTTACTGGATTTTACAGTAACTTCGTGCATAATTG aAGCGATAATGGCTTGCGAAAATAGTAAAGAAGATTATATTCAGAAACAAATGGGCAAGTGGCTAGCGAATGCGCCTGTTTGCTTATCCAGAAATAG aacAAAGAAGGAAAATTCGGAGGCGGCCAAAactaattaa